Proteins encoded within one genomic window of Episyrphus balteatus chromosome 1, idEpiBalt1.1, whole genome shotgun sequence:
- the LOC129920283 gene encoding dual specificity protein phosphatase 13 isoform X1, with protein MSWRYALLFDYLIQQPSRMELSDQTTGRQLQRVLHYSVTPCRPLPGLRRSECAIHDVDCDEVYPGIYVGDAAAAKNKVYLRLMGITHVLNTAEGCRYGQVDTGHIYYRDMPTIRYMGFPMMDQPTTDISRYFYVASKFIDNAITSGGKILVHCLVGMSRSATCVLAYLMICRKMTAVEAIRTVRMRRDIRPNDGFLQQIADLDNELKRKRLYPY; from the exons ctTCTCTTCGATTATCTTATACAG CAACCAAGTAGAATGGAACTATCAGACCAAACTACAGGACGCCAATTGCAAAGGGTGCTACACTATTCAGTTACCCCATGCAGGCCATTGCCAGGACTTCGGAGATCAGAATGTGCCATTCATGATGTCGACTGTGATGAAGTGTATCCTGGTATTTATGTGGGTGACGC AGCTGCTGCCAAGAACAAAGTGTACCTCCGACTTATGGGCATCACACATGTTTTGAACACAGCAGAAGGATGCAGATACGGACAGGTCGATACTGGGCATATTTACTACAGAGACATGCCAACTATTAG ATATATGGGATTTCCAATGATGGATCAACCAACAACAGACATCTCCAGATATTTTTATGTGGCATCAAAATTCATTGACAATGCAATAACAAGTGGag gAAAAATCCTGGTGCATTGTTTGGTTGGTATGTCGCGCTCAGCTACCTGTGTACTGGCATATCTCATGATTTGCCGAAAGATGACAGCTGTCGAAGCGATACGAACAGTCCGCATGCGACGAGACATTCGTCCTAACGATGGTTTCCTACAACAGATCGCAGACTTAGACAACGAACTGAAACGCAAACGTCTATACCCCTACTAA
- the LOC129920283 gene encoding dual specificity protein phosphatase 13 isoform X2, whose protein sequence is MSWRYAQPSRMELSDQTTGRQLQRVLHYSVTPCRPLPGLRRSECAIHDVDCDEVYPGIYVGDAAAAKNKVYLRLMGITHVLNTAEGCRYGQVDTGHIYYRDMPTIRYMGFPMMDQPTTDISRYFYVASKFIDNAITSGGKILVHCLVGMSRSATCVLAYLMICRKMTAVEAIRTVRMRRDIRPNDGFLQQIADLDNELKRKRLYPY, encoded by the exons CAACCAAGTAGAATGGAACTATCAGACCAAACTACAGGACGCCAATTGCAAAGGGTGCTACACTATTCAGTTACCCCATGCAGGCCATTGCCAGGACTTCGGAGATCAGAATGTGCCATTCATGATGTCGACTGTGATGAAGTGTATCCTGGTATTTATGTGGGTGACGC AGCTGCTGCCAAGAACAAAGTGTACCTCCGACTTATGGGCATCACACATGTTTTGAACACAGCAGAAGGATGCAGATACGGACAGGTCGATACTGGGCATATTTACTACAGAGACATGCCAACTATTAG ATATATGGGATTTCCAATGATGGATCAACCAACAACAGACATCTCCAGATATTTTTATGTGGCATCAAAATTCATTGACAATGCAATAACAAGTGGag gAAAAATCCTGGTGCATTGTTTGGTTGGTATGTCGCGCTCAGCTACCTGTGTACTGGCATATCTCATGATTTGCCGAAAGATGACAGCTGTCGAAGCGATACGAACAGTCCGCATGCGACGAGACATTCGTCCTAACGATGGTTTCCTACAACAGATCGCAGACTTAGACAACGAACTGAAACGCAAACGTCTATACCCCTACTAA
- the LOC129921341 gene encoding uncharacterized protein LOC129921341, whose translation MSEPEIVITPSGEAPSKASLIVVSNRLPFVLIRNPKTKDLERKASAGGLVTAVCPVVIKGKGLWVGWSGLHLEDPNEPIPESNPDDHTPTAGLKSEQVVSVNIDPVVFNSYYNGCCNNTFWPLFHSMPGRATFGADHWRNYVQVNKYFAAKTIEALEKCLKLKTANGNSNGNGNGSPPIVWVHDYHLMLAANWIREQAEEKKLPFRLAFFLHIPFPPWDIFRLLPWSDEILQGMLGCDMVGFHIQDYCLNFVDCCQRNLGCRVDRNNLLVEHGGRTVRVRPLPIGIPFERFASLAKNAPKVLKTSKQQVILGVDRLDYTKGLVHRLKAFEALLEKYPQHKEKVSLLQISVPSRTDVKEYRELKEEVDQLVGRINGRFTTANWAPIRYIYDYVAQDELAALYRDAAVCLVTPLRDGMNLVAKEFVACQINQLPGVLVISPFAGAGEMMHEALLCNPYEVNEAAEVIHRALSMPEDERILRMSRLRSREAETDVSHWMRCFLKAMGSFDVDDVGETTMQPVSVDDFDDYLLKYIGYNHKLALLLDYDGTLAPIAPHPDLATLSPELKNVLYKLSNHSEVYVAIISGRSVDNVKKMVGIEGITYAGNHGLEILHPDGSKFVHPMPIEFEEKVSLLLKSLQDSVCRDGAWVENKGALLTFHYRETPAHLRPPMVEKARMLIEKFGFNATESQCALEARPPVQWNKGRASIYILRTSFGVDWSERIKIIYVGDDWTDEDAIVALKGMARTFRISKSDIVKTAADHRLPSTDSVYTMLKWVERHFMGRKARANSLTYRNRREDGVQTQMTLEISSATSNFDSGKV comes from the exons ATGTCTGAACCAGAGATTGTGATAACCCCATCAGGCGAAGCCCCTTCAAAGGCAAGTCTCATTGTCGTCTCCAATAGGCTTCCGTTTGTCCTTATAAGAAATCCGAAAACCAAAGATCTTGAAAGGAAAGCCAG tgCGGGTGGTCTGGTAACTGCAGTATGCCCAGTTGTTATTAAAGGCAAAGGATTATGGGTTGGATGGTCTGGTTTGCACTTGGAGGATCCTAATGAACCTATTCCTGAATCAAACCCTGATGATCACACACCTACTGCTGGACTTAAATCAGAACAA GTTGTTTCTGTTAATATCGATCCGGTGGTCTTCAATAGTTACTACAATGGCTGCTGTAACAATACATTCTGGCCACTCTTCCACTCAATGCCGGGCCGTGCAACATTTGGAGCAGATCATTGGAGAAATTATGTCCAGGTTAACAAATACTTTGCCGCCAAGACCATTGAAGCTTTGGAAAAGTGTTTAAAATTGAAGACAGCTAATGGCAATAGTAACGGAAACGGAAATGGAAGTCCCCCAATCGTATGGGTCCATGATTATCATCTAATGTTGGCAGCCAATTGGATACGTGAGCAAGCCGAAGAGAAGAAGTTACCCTTCCGATTGGCATTCTTCTTGCACATTCCCTTCCCACCATGGGATATCTTCCGTCTCTTACCGTGGTCCGATGAAATTCTCCAAGGAATGTTAGGTTGTGATATGGTTGGATTCCATATTCAGGATTATTGTTTGAACTTTGTTGACTGCTGCCAGCGGAACTTGGGTTGCCGTGTTGATCGCAACAATCTTCTGGTCGAACATGGTGGTCGTACTGTGCGTGTCCGTCCACTGCCAATTGGAATTCCATTCGAGCGATTTGCATCGCTTGCGAAAAATGCTCCCAAAGTCTTGAAGACTTCTAAGCAACAAGTCATTTTGGGAGTCGATCGATTGGACTACACCAAGGGACTTGTTCATAGGTTAAAAGCTTTCGAAGCTCTGTTAGAAAAGTACCCACAACACAAAGAGAAGGTTAGTCTGCTGCAGATTTCTGTTCCATCAAGAACCGATGTGAAGGAATACAGAGAGTTAAAGGAGGAGGTAGATCAGTTAGTTGGACGTATCAATGGAAGATTCACCACAGCGAATTGGGCGCCAATTCGTTACATCTATGACTATGTTGCTCAAGATGAACTTGCGGCTCTCTACAGAGATGCTGCTGTTTGTCTGGTAACACCTTTGAGAGACGGAATGAACCTTGTGGCCAAGGAATTCGTCGCTTGTCAAATCAATCAATTACCTGGAGTGCTTGTGATATCACCGTTTGCTGGTGCAGGAGAAATGATGCACGAAGCTTTGCTTTGTAACCCGTATGAGGTGAATGAGGCAGCTGAGGTGATCCACAGAGCACTTTCAATGCCAGAAGATGAAAGAATTCTTCGAATGAGCAGACTTAGGAGTCGTGAAGCCGAAACAGATGTTAGTCATTGGATGAGATGCTTCTTGAAGGCCATGGGATCGtttgatgttgatgatgttggTGAAACTACAATGCAACCTGTGTCGGTTGATGATTTCGATGACTATCTTCTTAA GTACATCGGTTATAACCACAAATTGGCATTGCTTCTTGATTACGATGGTACCTTGGCTCCAATTGCTCCACATCCTGATTTGGCTACACTCTCCCCTGAATTGAAAAATGTCCTGTATAAGCTTTCTAACCATTCTGAGGTTTATGTTGCTATTATTTCTGGAAGAAGTGTGGACAATGTCAAGAAAATGGTTGGCATTGAAGGGATCACATATGCCGGAAACCATGGTTTGGAAATTTTGCATCCAGATGGCAGTAAATTCGTGCATCCAATGCCAATTGAATTTGAAGAGAAAGTCAGTCTTCTTCTCAAGTCTCTTCAAGATTCG gtTTGCCGTGATGGTGCTTGGGTTGAGAACAAGGGTGCCTTGTTGACTTTCCATTACCGTGAAACACCAGCTCACCTTCGACCTCCAATGGTGGAAAAAGCACGAATGCTCATCGAAAAATTCGGTTTCAATGCTACCGAATCCCAGTGTGCTCTTGAAGCTCGTCCCCCAGTACAATGGAACAAAGGTCGTGCTTCAATTTACATTTTGAGGACATCATTTGGAGTGGATTGGAGTGAACGTATTAAAATTATCTACGTTGGTGATGATTGGACTGATGAAGATGCCATTGTG GCTCTTAAAGGTATGGCAAGGACATTCAGGATCTCTAAATCTGATATTGTTAAAACTGCTGCGGACCATAGATTGCCATCAACAGATTCGGTTTATACTATGTTGAAATGGGTTGAACGGCACTTCATGGGACGTAAAGCTCGTGCGAACTCACTGACTTATCGCAATCGTCGTGAAGATGGCGTCCAAACACAAATGACATTAGAGATTTCATCGGCGACGAGTAATTTTGACAGTGGCAAAGTGTAG
- the LOC129906067 gene encoding uncharacterized protein LOC129906067, with amino-acid sequence MAEQKKAPILKKEEDFVKNLEGFINPAEDQVALLLDYDGTLAPLTEELSAMPKDNEINIKKLAQNEKIFLCIFSGRELADIKNHLKLPNVTYAGNHGLEVEYPSGKKFKIEMPEELLEKHKKLVEELKEKVVCSGAWVEDKKISVSYRYKGVNDKLKAKLVETAKGIIQSHGFQLIETPYALEGKPRVNWDKGEGAKMILEKQFDADWATKLKIIYAGDDTTDEDAMKMLHGIGKTFRVSELPTLKTYANFQIKTPEEVGYLLQWLQSNYEKKKKL; translated from the exons ATGGCAGAGCAAAAGAAAGCTCCGATCCTTAAGAAGGAAGAAGATTTCGTCAAAAACCTTGAAGG TTTCATTAACCCAGCTGAGGATCAAGTTGCCCTTTTATTGGATTACGATGGTACATTGGCCCCCCTGACCGAAGAATTGTCTGCCATGCCCAAGGACAATGAAATCAACATCAAGAAATTGGCTCAAAACGAAAAGATTTTCCTTTGCATTTTCTCTGGCCGTGAATTGGCTGATATTAAGAACCACCTGAAACTGCCAAATGTCACCTATGCTGGTAACCATGGTTTGGAAGTTGAATATCCTTCCggcaagaaatttaaaattgaaatgccCGAAGAACTTCTTGAAAAACACAAGAAATTGGTTGAAGAACTTAAAGAAAAG GTTGTATGCAGTGGTGCCTGGGTCGAGGATAAGAAAATCTCCGTTTCATACCGCTACAAGGGTGTCAACGACAAACTGAAGGCCAAACTCGTCGAAACCGCCAAGGGTATTATTCAATCGCATGGATTCCAACTTATTGAAACCCCATACGCTTTGGAGGGCAAACCAAGGGTCAACTGGGATAAGG GTGAGGGTGCCAAGATGATTTTGGAGAAGCAATTCGATGCTGATTGggcaacaaaattgaaaatcatcTATGCCGGTGATGATACCACCGATGAGGATGCCATGAAAATGCTCCATGGAATTGGCAAGACTTTCCGTGTATCAGAATTGCCAACCTTGAAGACATACGCCAACTTCCAGATCAAAACTCCTGAAGAGGTTGGTTATCTCTTGCAATGGCTTCAATCCAACtacgagaagaagaagaagttgtAA
- the LOC129906068 gene encoding protein YIPF6 — protein sequence MDTSLEMFDDIPQSLEGDMSVPSKNKNTSQLGAPDFNTLDEPIKETMMRDIRAVGVKFYHVLYPKEKSSLLRDWDLWGPLVLCTFMATILQGSADSTYDGGPEFAQVFVIVWIGAAIVTLNSKLLGGNISFFQSVCVLGYCLTPVALALIVCRVILLATQTKLLFFLRLLTTMVGFFWATYASFVFLGESQPPNRKPLAVYPIFLFFFIVSWLVISHN from the exons atGGATACTTCACTTGAG ATGTTCGATGACATTCCACAAAGTCTTGAGGGCGATATGTCTGTTccctcaaaaaacaaaaacacgtCACAATTGGGAGCTCCAGATTTCAATACTCTTGATGAGCCTATTAAAGAAACAAtg ATGCGTGATATCCGAGCTGTCGGTGTCAAGTTCTACCACGTTCTTTATCCAAAAGAAAAGTCAAGTTTGCTGCGTGATT GGGATCTCTGGGGACCATTGGTGCTGTGCACTTTTATGGCAACAATTCTGCAAGGATCTGCTGACAGTACTTACGACGGAGGTCCCGAATTCGCCCAAGTGTTTGTGATTGTGTGGATTGGTGCAGCAATTGTGACACTCAATTCAAAACTCCTCGGAGGAAACAT ATCTTTCTTTCAGTCAGTTTGTGTTTTAGGCTATTGTTTGACTCCAGTCGCCTTGGCACTTATTGTCTGTCGTGTCATTCTCCTCGCAACACAAACAAAGCTGTTGTTTTTCTTAAGATTATTGACAACTATGGTTGGGTTCTTTTGGGCCACTtatg cttcttttgtatttttgggTGAAAGTCAGCCCCCAAATCGTAAGCCTCTTGCCGTCTATCCAATATTTCTATTCTTCTTTATTGTATCGTGGCTTGTTATCTCACATAATTAA
- the LOC129920283 gene encoding dual specificity protein phosphatase 13 isoform X3, producing the protein MELSDQTTGRQLQRVLHYSVTPCRPLPGLRRSECAIHDVDCDEVYPGIYVGDAAAAKNKVYLRLMGITHVLNTAEGCRYGQVDTGHIYYRDMPTIRYMGFPMMDQPTTDISRYFYVASKFIDNAITSGGKILVHCLVGMSRSATCVLAYLMICRKMTAVEAIRTVRMRRDIRPNDGFLQQIADLDNELKRKRLYPY; encoded by the exons ATGGAACTATCAGACCAAACTACAGGACGCCAATTGCAAAGGGTGCTACACTATTCAGTTACCCCATGCAGGCCATTGCCAGGACTTCGGAGATCAGAATGTGCCATTCATGATGTCGACTGTGATGAAGTGTATCCTGGTATTTATGTGGGTGACGC AGCTGCTGCCAAGAACAAAGTGTACCTCCGACTTATGGGCATCACACATGTTTTGAACACAGCAGAAGGATGCAGATACGGACAGGTCGATACTGGGCATATTTACTACAGAGACATGCCAACTATTAG ATATATGGGATTTCCAATGATGGATCAACCAACAACAGACATCTCCAGATATTTTTATGTGGCATCAAAATTCATTGACAATGCAATAACAAGTGGag gAAAAATCCTGGTGCATTGTTTGGTTGGTATGTCGCGCTCAGCTACCTGTGTACTGGCATATCTCATGATTTGCCGAAAGATGACAGCTGTCGAAGCGATACGAACAGTCCGCATGCGACGAGACATTCGTCCTAACGATGGTTTCCTACAACAGATCGCAGACTTAGACAACGAACTGAAACGCAAACGTCTATACCCCTACTAA